One window of Deltaproteobacteria bacterium genomic DNA carries:
- a CDS encoding HEAT repeat domain-containing protein produces MSSIHQLRQDLGGESEDARFAAWMEIYQSGDDEIQIERERILSGSDSILKVFFARFLAKVPEERSVDYLCRLLSDENSVVRETAKRSFERNSCESKLKKLLPLLLSPSIPVRSIAIEKLSRGGVMEAVQPLLMLFHKAFELHDNLLLNELLTAFRHLPDRIAFRSVLRCLHHEEEEIRVKVVLVLGALYELGMEPSRKYLTQSLTDPSPRVRRVILWCLKKDFSRKNLRSFLHFSAEDPDPLVRQEALLGLRHFNSRNVVGHLLAVLVREKERLVKLQCEGVLLGMPEKELVRSLRRLLGKQDEKLRAKALLLLAEFQPDSEELYRLVTERLQRSPHDRGKLPFIEALGLFNLAKVIPHLEKELKGSGPLAYAAMTSLVRLWDKGIKVDLLRYLSDLQISPLLKQIILRSFVRKGASFLASQDLLKILTQFLKDENINIRYLAAQGLMTLDPAKAFDPVLEAFLKETDQTSLKFMKEGIFQTLWRDPRQLVDAIARYRTHPEVIALFFSALKERPVSGDQFLSLLKSLALPPVGLFSSEYRHLGNDLIRFYLSHKKITLTSLLECLSDLSERWEILSSLTAFLEKEPDLRVALSADLVRQWLSDPEEDHQRTIVSLLGFSEGYEATQPLVEIVCDDQRSFLHEEAVRSLHRLIGENYA; encoded by the coding sequence ATGTCTTCTATCCATCAATTGCGTCAAGATTTAGGGGGTGAAAGTGAGGATGCCCGTTTTGCGGCTTGGATGGAGATCTATCAGTCGGGTGATGACGAGATCCAGATCGAGAGAGAGCGGATTCTCTCCGGCTCTGACTCGATCCTGAAGGTTTTTTTTGCCCGTTTTTTAGCCAAGGTTCCGGAGGAGCGCAGCGTCGATTATCTCTGCCGCCTCCTTTCGGATGAAAATAGTGTTGTTCGAGAAACCGCCAAGAGGAGTTTTGAGAGGAACTCTTGTGAATCGAAACTCAAGAAACTTCTTCCTCTTCTTCTATCACCCTCGATTCCGGTACGGTCGATTGCCATTGAAAAGCTCAGTCGTGGAGGGGTGATGGAGGCGGTTCAGCCGCTTCTCATGCTCTTTCACAAGGCGTTTGAGCTCCATGATAACCTGCTCTTAAACGAGCTTCTAACCGCCTTCCGTCATCTTCCGGATCGGATAGCGTTCCGTTCTGTTCTTCGCTGCCTTCATCATGAAGAGGAGGAGATTCGTGTCAAGGTTGTGTTGGTTCTTGGGGCCCTTTATGAATTGGGGATGGAACCATCAAGAAAATATCTTACCCAATCATTGACGGATCCTTCTCCAAGGGTACGGCGTGTCATTCTGTGGTGCCTGAAAAAGGACTTCTCAAGGAAAAATCTTCGAAGCTTTCTTCATTTTTCGGCTGAAGATCCTGACCCGCTTGTTCGCCAGGAGGCGTTATTGGGCCTTCGCCATTTTAACTCCCGCAATGTGGTTGGACACCTCCTTGCCGTTTTGGTCCGTGAGAAGGAGAGGTTGGTGAAACTGCAGTGTGAGGGGGTTCTTTTGGGGATGCCTGAGAAGGAGCTGGTTCGAAGCCTCAGGCGACTTCTTGGAAAACAGGATGAAAAACTTCGGGCAAAGGCGCTGCTGCTACTTGCCGAGTTTCAACCGGACTCGGAAGAACTTTACCGGCTTGTAACTGAGCGCTTACAGCGGTCTCCGCACGACAGGGGAAAATTGCCCTTTATAGAGGCCTTGGGCCTTTTCAATTTAGCGAAGGTTATTCCGCACCTGGAGAAGGAGCTCAAGGGATCCGGACCGCTTGCCTATGCGGCGATGACATCTCTCGTCCGTCTCTGGGACAAGGGGATCAAGGTCGATCTGCTCCGGTATCTCTCCGATTTGCAGATTTCTCCTCTTTTGAAGCAGATCATCTTGAGGTCTTTTGTTCGAAAGGGGGCTTCTTTTTTGGCCTCTCAGGATCTGTTAAAAATCCTGACTCAGTTTCTCAAGGATGAAAATATTAACATCCGTTATTTAGCGGCCCAAGGTTTGATGACCCTTGATCCTGCAAAGGCTTTTGATCCTGTCCTGGAGGCTTTTCTGAAGGAAACGGATCAGACATCGCTGAAATTCATGAAAGAGGGTATTTTTCAAACTCTCTGGAGGGATCCGCGGCAACTGGTTGACGCGATCGCCCGCTACCGGACTCATCCGGAGGTTATCGCCCTTTTTTTCTCTGCATTGAAGGAGCGACCGGTCTCCGGAGATCAGTTTTTAAGCCTCCTGAAAAGTTTGGCTCTTCCTCCCGTGGGACTTTTTAGTTCGGAGTATCGTCATTTGGGAAATGACCTGATCCGGTTTTATTTAAGCCATAAGAAGATAACACTGACCTCTCTATTGGAGTGTTTGTCTGATCTCTCCGAAAGGTGGGAGATTTTATCTTCACTGACCGCCTTTTTGGAAAAGGAGCCCGATCTTCGAGTCGCCCTCTCAGCCGATCTTGTCCGGCAGTGGCTTTCTGACCCAGAAGAGGATCACCAGCGGACGATCGTTTCGCTTCTTGGATTCAGTGAGGGTTATGAGGCGACTCAGCCCCTCGTAGAGATTGTCTGTGATGACCAACGGTCATTTCTTCATGAAGAGGCGGTTCGGTCACTTCATCGACTCATTGGAGAAAACTATGCTTGA
- a CDS encoding MBL fold metallo-hydrolase, with translation MTSPSPFYLKQLEVGMMQNFNYLIGDPETKECAWVDPAWEVDRLLKMAKADGYQIKKILLTHNHFDHIDGVEAVVKATGAEVYIHPEDEAPVRKKAAHIIPATAGMEFKIGHLKVAAIHTPGHTPGSTCYLVEDLHLVTGDTLFQGNCGRCDLPGSSPQRLFESLQHLKSLDPSTKVYPGHDYGTRTVTTIGYEKEHNPTMQVGFFRQFQEIP, from the coding sequence ATGACTAGCCCCTCTCCCTTTTATCTCAAGCAACTCGAAGTCGGCATGATGCAGAACTTCAACTACCTCATTGGCGACCCGGAAACGAAGGAGTGCGCCTGGGTTGATCCGGCCTGGGAGGTGGACCGTCTCCTCAAAATGGCAAAGGCCGATGGCTATCAGATCAAAAAAATTCTCTTAACCCACAATCATTTTGACCATATTGATGGGGTTGAGGCGGTTGTGAAGGCGACCGGTGCTGAGGTTTATATCCATCCGGAGGATGAGGCGCCGGTTCGAAAAAAGGCGGCTCACATTATTCCTGCTACTGCTGGCATGGAGTTCAAAATTGGCCATCTCAAGGTGGCGGCGATCCACACCCCCGGCCATACCCCGGGTTCAACCTGCTATCTTGTGGAGGATCTTCACCTCGTTACGGGGGATACCCTTTTTCAGGGAAATTGTGGTCGCTGTGACCTTCCGGGAAGCAGTCCCCAGAGACTTTTTGAAAGCCTGCAACATCTAAAGAGCTTGGACCCTTCGACCAAGGTTTACCCGGGGCACGATTATGGAACCCGGACGGTTACGACAATCGGTTATGAGAAGGAACATAATCCGACGATGCAGGTTGGGTTTTTCCGGCAGTTTCAGGAGATCCCTTGA
- the glmM gene encoding phosphoglucosamine mutase, whose amino-acid sequence MSLFGTDGIRGVANREPMTSETITRLGRALAFVARKSSTHPTILIGKDTRLSGYMIETALASGICSMGVDVFLVGPLPTSGISWLTQKKRVTRGVAITASHNSYRDNGIKIFNEKGQKISKEEEELLSRLVLERHLDSLRPIEDNVGKATRVDAAVDRYIDYLAEAFPSILDLKGMTIVVDCAHGASYQVAPRVFDRLGARVIPLGIFPSGTNINEGCGSEHPELLRETVLGVKADLGVAFDGDADRCVVVDDEGCLLDGDHLMALLASAFLKKDQLKKKTVVLTEMSNSALIHFLKAEGIQTKKVSIGDQNVSAALYEEGLSMGGEQSGHILFSDCSATVDGVLTALQVIAVVRETGIRLHQLAHLFKPWPQLLKNIPVREKVPLENFPSLLATVERLQNDFQGTGRILLRYSGTEPKLRIMIESKNPEKMEGALQVLEKEIQKTIFQA is encoded by the coding sequence ATGAGTTTATTTGGTACCGATGGAATCCGGGGGGTTGCCAATCGCGAGCCGATGACATCGGAGACGATTACCCGCCTTGGTCGGGCACTTGCCTTTGTGGCCAGAAAATCTTCCACCCATCCAACAATCCTGATTGGCAAGGATACCCGCCTCTCCGGCTACATGATTGAAACGGCGCTGGCGAGTGGTATCTGCTCCATGGGCGTTGATGTTTTTCTCGTCGGTCCCCTCCCCACCTCCGGGATTTCCTGGCTTACGCAGAAGAAGAGGGTGACGCGTGGTGTGGCGATCACCGCCTCGCATAATTCCTACCGCGACAACGGAATCAAGATCTTTAATGAGAAAGGTCAAAAGATCTCCAAGGAAGAGGAGGAACTTTTATCCCGGCTCGTTTTAGAGCGTCATCTCGATTCACTCCGGCCGATTGAAGACAATGTCGGAAAGGCGACGAGGGTCGATGCGGCGGTCGATCGTTACATCGATTACTTGGCGGAGGCATTCCCCTCAATCCTCGATCTCAAGGGAATGACGATTGTGGTTGATTGCGCCCACGGCGCCTCTTATCAGGTTGCTCCACGTGTCTTCGACCGATTAGGTGCGCGTGTTATTCCATTGGGCATATTCCCGAGTGGCACCAACATTAACGAGGGGTGTGGCTCGGAACACCCGGAGCTTTTGCGTGAAACGGTTCTTGGCGTAAAGGCTGACTTGGGGGTGGCCTTTGACGGCGATGCGGATCGCTGTGTTGTTGTGGATGATGAGGGGTGTCTCCTGGATGGGGATCACCTGATGGCCCTTCTTGCGAGTGCCTTTCTCAAGAAAGATCAGCTCAAGAAAAAGACCGTTGTCCTGACGGAAATGAGCAATTCGGCCCTCATTCATTTTTTGAAGGCCGAGGGGATTCAAACCAAAAAGGTTTCCATTGGGGATCAAAATGTTTCCGCGGCCCTTTATGAGGAGGGATTATCGATGGGGGGAGAGCAGAGCGGACACATCCTTTTTTCTGATTGCAGTGCCACGGTTGATGGCGTTCTGACGGCCCTCCAGGTTATTGCCGTTGTTCGAGAGACGGGGATACGGCTCCATCAGCTGGCTCATCTTTTCAAGCCGTGGCCTCAGTTGCTTAAAAATATCCCGGTTCGTGAAAAAGTTCCCCTGGAAAACTTTCCGTCTCTTTTGGCAACGGTTGAACGTCTTCAGAATGATTTTCAGGGAACGGGACGAATTCTTCTTCGATACTCCGGGACGGAGCCAAAACTGCGTATCATGATCGAATCGAAAAATCCGGAGAAGATGGAGGGGGCGTTGCAGGTTTTGGAGAAAGAGATCCAGAAGACCATTTTTCAGGCCTGA
- the pelG gene encoding exopolysaccharide Pel transporter PelG, which produces MAGIGFRLQRLLKEESYSSLVKAYLYSAIISTGPMLLAIIVMAAVGYFLKFQLGREEGEYFLGFVLYVYAFSMISIGIFLYVVTRYLADLLYWNRMDAVTPTYLSVLEVTFSLQALTALLYLFPLSLDPSVKLCLFSLYLFVSGIWIAMSFLSAAKSYLWIVLAFLLGGLAAVLSIYFLGNALGFHGYLVGFTLGQGIIFFILSARIFREFGYQRSHDFGFLLYFKRHPALALTGLFYYLGIWIDKMIFWFSSSGSRIAERLSVNFDYDLPMFLSFMTIVPSMAFFLIEMETSFYRHYRAYYDDVRDRADLATLQERQEGIRRNLTEHFQKFVLFQGILSGFVILFVFQIADLFHLNPAQMGIFRIGVLGAFLLMGFLMVVTILFYFDAQREVLGLTILYCLSNGLLTFLTLTIGLPAYGFGNAAASFLSLMIGFFLLDYRVKTLPFWTFMRQPILLPKYQFESESRS; this is translated from the coding sequence ATGGCAGGAATCGGGTTCCGACTTCAGCGGCTTCTTAAGGAGGAATCGTACAGCAGCCTCGTCAAGGCGTATCTTTATTCGGCCATTATCTCGACCGGGCCGATGCTTCTTGCCATCATTGTTATGGCGGCCGTCGGCTATTTTCTGAAATTTCAATTGGGCCGGGAGGAGGGAGAATATTTTTTAGGGTTTGTTCTTTACGTCTACGCCTTTTCCATGATCAGTATTGGAATCTTTCTCTACGTGGTGACACGCTACCTGGCGGATCTCCTGTACTGGAACCGGATGGATGCCGTTACCCCAACCTACCTTTCCGTTTTGGAGGTGACCTTTAGTCTTCAAGCACTGACGGCTCTTTTGTATCTTTTTCCCCTCTCTCTTGATCCGTCCGTAAAACTTTGTCTCTTCTCTCTTTATCTTTTTGTGAGTGGCATCTGGATCGCGATGAGTTTTCTCTCTGCCGCAAAAAGCTATCTCTGGATTGTTCTTGCCTTCCTCTTGGGAGGGCTCGCGGCGGTTCTCAGCATCTATTTTTTAGGGAACGCTCTTGGTTTTCACGGATATCTTGTCGGCTTCACATTGGGGCAGGGGATTATCTTCTTCATTTTGAGCGCACGGATCTTCCGGGAGTTTGGTTATCAACGGTCCCATGACTTTGGTTTTCTGCTCTATTTCAAAAGGCACCCCGCCCTCGCCCTGACAGGCCTGTTTTATTACCTGGGGATCTGGATCGACAAAATGATCTTCTGGTTTTCTTCTTCAGGAAGCCGTATTGCGGAAAGGCTCTCTGTCAATTTTGACTACGATCTTCCGATGTTTCTCTCGTTTATGACGATTGTTCCGTCGATGGCCTTTTTTTTAATAGAAATGGAGACCTCGTTTTATCGCCACTATCGTGCTTATTATGATGATGTTCGGGATCGGGCCGATCTGGCGACGCTTCAAGAGAGGCAAGAGGGGATTCGCCGGAACCTGACGGAGCATTTTCAGAAATTCGTCCTTTTTCAGGGAATTCTGAGCGGATTTGTGATCCTTTTTGTTTTTCAGATTGCCGATCTCTTCCATCTGAATCCTGCCCAAATGGGAATTTTTCGCATCGGAGTGCTTGGGGCGTTCCTGCTCATGGGATTTTTGATGGTTGTGACAATCCTTTTTTACTTTGATGCCCAGAGGGAAGTTTTGGGGCTCACGATCCTTTATTGCTTATCGAACGGATTATTGACGTTTTTGACGTTAACAATCGGTCTTCCAGCCTACGGCTTTGGCAACGCAGCTGCCTCTTTCCTCTCGCTCATGATCGGCTTCTTTCTGCTCGACTACCGTGTCAAGACTCTGCCGTTCTGGACCTTCATGCGTCAACCGATTCTGTTGCCGAAATATCAGTTTGAATCCGAGAGTCGTTCGTGA
- a CDS encoding Rieske 2Fe-2S domain-containing protein, translated as MSSFVKVTAKSEVPVNEGRVFDVKGQQIAVFNVNGQFCAVDNICPHRGGPLGEGAVQGSVVTCPWHGWQFDVTTGVSPVNPAAKVRKFNCKVEGEAIQVEVD; from the coding sequence ATGAGTTCATTTGTCAAAGTGACTGCCAAAAGTGAAGTGCCTGTGAACGAAGGGCGGGTTTTCGATGTCAAAGGGCAACAGATCGCTGTTTTTAATGTCAACGGCCAGTTTTGTGCCGTTGATAATATATGCCCTCATCGCGGAGGGCCATTGGGAGAAGGGGCGGTTCAGGGGAGTGTCGTTACCTGTCCCTGGCACGGCTGGCAGTTCGATGTGACGACGGGAGTGTCACCGGTCAATCCGGCGGCTAAGGTACGAAAATTCAATTGCAAGGTAGAAGGAGAAGCCATTCAAGTCGAGGTCGACTAG
- the moeB gene encoding molybdopterin-synthase adenylyltransferase MoeB → MGNFQELLKKVKSEVREISPKEADTLRKRDQNLVLIDVREPDEWKSGVVPGAKTIARGFLELEVEEEVPDKNSEVICYCAGGVRSALAAKSLEQLGYKKVSSMSGGFNGWKNAGLPIENRKMLSDDQMVRYSRHTLLPEVGEAGQLKLLSSKILLIGAGGLGCPAALYLAAAGVGTLGIIDYDQVDLTNLQRQILHSEYEVGSPKVESAKKTLRGINSQVKVMPYQEKLSRENVMRLIADYDVVVNGCDNFATRYLINDACVLAKKQLVDASIFRFEGQVMVIKPGFGPCYRCLYPEPPPPEMAPSCAEAGVLGVLPGIIGSIQAVEAIKLLLDIGQPLVGRLLMYDALQQKFREMKVRRDLACPVCGERPTIKELIDYEWFCSGRGDS, encoded by the coding sequence ATGGGGAACTTTCAGGAACTCCTTAAAAAAGTCAAAAGTGAGGTGAGGGAGATCAGCCCTAAAGAGGCTGATACGCTGCGCAAGAGAGATCAAAATCTTGTTCTTATTGACGTCCGGGAGCCGGATGAGTGGAAATCGGGTGTCGTCCCGGGGGCAAAAACGATCGCGCGTGGTTTTCTGGAGCTCGAGGTCGAAGAGGAGGTACCCGACAAAAACAGCGAGGTGATCTGCTACTGCGCCGGGGGGGTCCGCTCCGCGCTCGCGGCAAAATCACTCGAGCAGCTCGGCTACAAGAAGGTCTCCTCAATGAGCGGCGGTTTCAACGGCTGGAAGAACGCAGGGCTCCCGATTGAAAATCGTAAAATGCTCAGTGACGACCAGATGGTCCGCTACTCCCGCCATACCCTCTTGCCCGAGGTGGGTGAGGCAGGACAACTCAAACTCCTCTCTTCAAAGATCCTTCTGATTGGCGCCGGTGGCCTTGGCTGCCCCGCCGCCCTTTATCTCGCAGCCGCAGGGGTTGGAACGCTCGGCATCATCGACTATGACCAGGTCGACCTGACAAACCTCCAACGCCAAATCCTGCATAGTGAATACGAGGTCGGGAGCCCGAAGGTTGAATCGGCCAAAAAGACGCTGAGGGGGATCAATTCGCAGGTAAAGGTCATGCCGTACCAGGAAAAACTGTCTCGTGAAAACGTCATGAGACTCATCGCTGATTATGATGTCGTTGTGAACGGCTGTGACAATTTTGCCACACGCTACCTCATCAACGACGCCTGCGTCCTTGCCAAAAAACAGCTCGTCGATGCGAGCATCTTCCGTTTTGAGGGGCAGGTGATGGTCATCAAACCAGGATTCGGCCCCTGCTACCGTTGTCTCTATCCGGAACCTCCCCCTCCTGAAATGGCCCCTTCCTGCGCTGAGGCAGGGGTGCTCGGTGTCCTGCCGGGAATTATCGGCTCAATCCAGGCAGTAGAGGCAATCAAGCTTCTTCTCGATATCGGCCAACCGCTCGTCGGTCGACTCCTGATGTATGATGCCCTCCAACAAAAATTTCGTGAGATGAAGGTCCGGAGGGATTTGGCCTGTCCCGTCTGCGGAGAAAGGCCGACGATCAAAGAACTCATTGATTACGAATGGTTTTGCTCGGGACGAGGAGACTCATAA
- the pelF gene encoding GT4 family glycosyltransferase PelF, giving the protein MLDVCLLLEGTYPYVTGGVSTWVHQLITSMKNLRFGILFIASHSDPTRELRYEIPQNVLYLKEVPLHDYYLERRHQRRPRKKDFENIRLFYEGLEQHQHRLFPEILDLFHGERSCFDTQNFFSSMKIWDLLTYFYKRYVDDISFLDFFWTWRGTHLPLLQILQTELPRAKIYHSISTGYAGLLAAIGKARHGGRLFLTEHGIYTHERFLEISQAQWLYEKERRQFRPERELSFFKRWWVRMFQVMSQITYHEADRIFTLYEGNKVNQVLEGASADKISIIPNGIDLKSYDGIDRFQKEEPQIGFVGRVVAIKDVKTFIQAARQIASVRPKAHFYIIGPKDEEEEYYEECQVMVESFHLEEKVTFTGQVNVKDYYRFIDLVVLTSLSEAQPYVIMEANLAGIPVVASDVGACREMLEGRDASDRAIGPSGLVTEVSNPGATAKAVLSLLEDRGLYQRMGRSGQERVRRFYDQDDLLSRYLNLYEQNL; this is encoded by the coding sequence ATGCTTGATGTCTGCCTGCTTCTGGAGGGGACCTACCCTTATGTGACCGGAGGAGTTTCGACCTGGGTACACCAGCTCATCACGTCGATGAAGAACCTCCGTTTTGGTATTCTCTTCATTGCCTCTCATTCGGATCCGACCCGCGAGCTTCGTTATGAGATTCCGCAGAACGTTCTTTATCTCAAGGAGGTCCCCCTTCACGATTATTATTTGGAGAGAAGGCATCAACGCAGACCGCGTAAAAAAGATTTTGAAAACATACGCCTGTTTTATGAGGGTTTAGAACAGCACCAGCACCGCCTCTTTCCGGAAATTTTGGATCTTTTTCATGGGGAGCGCTCCTGTTTTGACACCCAGAATTTTTTCTCATCCATGAAGATCTGGGATCTGTTGACCTACTTTTATAAACGCTATGTCGATGACATCTCCTTTCTTGATTTTTTCTGGACCTGGCGGGGGACGCACCTGCCTCTTTTACAGATCCTGCAGACCGAATTACCACGGGCCAAGATCTATCATTCCATTTCTACGGGTTATGCGGGTCTTCTAGCCGCGATCGGTAAGGCCCGGCATGGAGGCAGGCTTTTTTTGACGGAACATGGGATCTACACGCACGAGCGCTTTCTTGAGATCTCCCAGGCCCAGTGGCTTTACGAGAAGGAGAGGCGGCAGTTTCGCCCGGAGAGGGAACTCTCTTTTTTTAAGAGATGGTGGGTCCGGATGTTTCAGGTCATGAGCCAGATCACCTACCATGAGGCGGATCGTATCTTCACCCTTTACGAGGGGAACAAGGTCAACCAGGTGCTGGAAGGGGCCTCTGCGGATAAGATATCGATTATCCCCAACGGGATCGATCTGAAGTCTTACGACGGCATTGATCGATTTCAGAAGGAGGAACCCCAGATCGGCTTTGTGGGGCGCGTTGTGGCGATCAAGGATGTCAAAACTTTTATTCAGGCGGCCCGACAGATTGCGAGTGTCAGACCGAAGGCCCATTTTTACATTATCGGTCCCAAGGATGAGGAGGAGGAGTATTATGAGGAATGTCAGGTGATGGTGGAGTCTTTTCATCTGGAAGAGAAGGTGACTTTTACCGGGCAGGTCAACGTCAAGGATTACTACCGGTTTATCGATCTGGTCGTTCTCACGAGTCTTTCGGAGGCTCAGCCATACGTCATTATGGAGGCGAACCTTGCAGGGATTCCTGTTGTTGCCTCGGATGTAGGGGCCTGCCGGGAAATGTTGGAGGGTCGCGACGCGTCGGATCGGGCCATCGGGCCGAGTGGATTGGTGACAGAAGTTTCAAATCCTGGTGCCACGGCAAAGGCAGTTCTGAGTCTCCTGGAGGATCGAGGACTTTATCAGCGGATGGGTCGGTCCGGACAGGAACGGGTACGGCGGTTTTACGACCAGGATGATTTGTTGAGTCGTTATTTGAATCTGTACGAACAGAATCTTTAG
- a CDS encoding divalent-cation tolerance protein CutA — MISSVVCLTTVGSRSVAEKIGRRLVAERTAACVNVVPRLVSFYHWKGKLCRDRESLLVIKTTSAKVKKLERLLHQIHPYDLPEFVVLSMRGGSQRYLDWIRKSVKSTSKNCPSALLPSRQRSSRTSQVRSGLWLAGA; from the coding sequence ATGATCTCTTCTGTTGTTTGTCTCACAACGGTTGGGAGTCGTTCTGTGGCCGAGAAGATAGGACGGCGACTCGTGGCGGAGAGAACAGCCGCCTGCGTGAATGTCGTGCCGAGACTCGTTTCCTTCTATCACTGGAAAGGGAAGCTCTGTCGGGATCGTGAGTCGCTTCTGGTGATCAAGACGACCTCTGCAAAGGTGAAGAAATTGGAGAGACTCCTGCATCAGATCCACCCCTATGACCTCCCGGAATTTGTCGTGCTTTCGATGAGGGGGGGATCACAGCGCTATCTCGACTGGATCAGGAAGAGCGTAAAGAGTACCTCTAAAAACTGCCCATCTGCGTTGTTGCCCTCTCGCCAAAGATCCTCACGTACCAGCCAAGTACGCTCCGGTCTTTGGCTTGCGGGCGCCTAG
- a CDS encoding peroxiredoxin: protein MLQIGQLAPNFTADAVVGEEFKKVSLADYKGKWVVLFFYPLDFTFVCPTEITAFSDNYGQFRELGAEILGVSVDSKFSHLAWIKTSRKEGGLERLNFPLVADLSKQISRDYEVLLDAGIALRGVFIIDPTGKLRYKAVHDLGIGRNTEEIARVLAAIQEVDKTGEVCPANWKPGGKKIKPDPTKSKEYFGSVGR, encoded by the coding sequence ATGCTTCAGATCGGACAGCTTGCTCCCAATTTTACGGCCGATGCCGTTGTGGGAGAGGAGTTCAAGAAGGTCAGCCTCGCTGACTATAAGGGGAAATGGGTCGTTCTCTTCTTCTATCCCCTCGACTTTACGTTCGTTTGCCCAACCGAAATCACCGCCTTCTCGGACAATTACGGCCAGTTTCGTGAGCTGGGCGCCGAGATCCTTGGTGTTTCTGTTGACAGCAAGTTCTCTCACCTCGCCTGGATCAAGACATCCCGAAAAGAGGGTGGACTCGAGAGACTCAACTTCCCGCTCGTGGCAGACTTAAGCAAGCAGATCAGCCGCGACTACGAGGTGTTGCTCGATGCCGGCATTGCGCTTCGCGGTGTCTTTATCATCGATCCAACCGGCAAGCTCCGCTACAAGGCCGTACATGACCTAGGGATCGGTCGTAATACCGAGGAGATCGCCCGTGTACTCGCCGCGATTCAAGAGGTCGATAAGACCGGCGAGGTCTGCCCTGCCAACTGGAAACCGGGTGGAAAAAAGATCAAACCGGATCCGACGAAGTCGAAGGAATATTTTGGTTCGGTGGGGAGATAA